The Phalacrocorax carbo chromosome 28, bPhaCar2.1, whole genome shotgun sequence genome has a window encoding:
- the SSR2 gene encoding translocon-associated protein subunit beta, producing the protein MKLLILAVFALFYVAHCEEGARLLASKSLLNRYAVEGKDLTLQYNIYNVGSSAALDVELSDDSFPPEDFGIVSGMLNVKWDRIAPASNVSHTVVLRPLKAGYFNFTSATITYLAQESGQVVVGFTSAPGQGGILAQREFDRRFSPHFLDWAAFGVMTLPSIGIPLLLWYSSKRKYDTPKTKKN; encoded by the exons ATGAAGCTCCTGATTCTCGCTGTGTTTGCCCTGTTTTACGTGGCCCACTGTGAGGAAGGCGCCAGGCTCCTTGCCTCCAAATCTCTATTAAACAGATATGCAGTGGAGGGCAAGGACTTGACTTTGCAGTACAACATCTACAACGTTGGCTCCAG TGCTGCTTTAGATGTGGAGCTGTCGGATGATTCTTTCCCCCCAGAAGATTTTGGCATTGTCTCTGGGATGCTCAACGTCAAGTGGGACAGGATCGCTCC AGCGAGTAACGTGTCCCACACCGTGGTTCTGCGGCCTCTCAAAGCTGGTTACTTCAACTTCACCTCCGCTACCATCACGTACCTGGCACAGGAGAGTGGACAGGTTGTG GTTGGTTTCACTAGCGctcctgggcagggaggaatCTTGGCTCAGCGTGAGTTTGACAGGAGGTTCTCCCCTCACTTT CTGGACTGGGCAGCTTTTGGTGTGATGACCCTGCCCTCCATTGGGATCCCACTGCTGCTGTGGTACTCGAGCAAGAGGAAGTATGACACCCCCAAGACCAAAAAGAACTGA